One window from the genome of Candidatus Chlorohelix allophototropha encodes:
- a CDS encoding NAD(P) transhydrogenase subunit alpha yields MNLQLFEMIYILALAGFLGFEVIRRVPPLLHTPLMSATNAISGISLVGSLVAAGSNKGTLSTVLGFIAVTSATINVVGGFLVTDRMLKMFKRKEEKPQ; encoded by the coding sequence ATGAATCTACAATTATTCGAAATGATTTATATTCTGGCGTTGGCAGGGTTTTTAGGCTTTGAAGTAATCCGACGTGTGCCACCCCTGCTTCACACCCCCTTGATGTCAGCTACCAACGCCATTTCTGGTATATCATTGGTCGGTTCATTGGTAGCAGCAGGCAGTAACAAAGGAACATTAAGCACAGTGCTTGGCTTTATTGCGGTCACATCTGCCACTATAAATGTCGTGGGAGGTTTTCTTGTCACAGACCGAATGCTAAAGATGTTCAAGCGGAAGGAGGAAAAACCTCAATGA